The nucleotide sequence ACCGGGGACAAAAGCCTCAGCCACCGGGCGCTTTGCCAACACGGCGCCCACCGGAACGCCGTTGGCCAGTCCTTTGGCCAGGGTGCAAATGTCCGGCTCGACTCCAAACTGCTCATACGCAAAAAATGTTCCCGTTCGCCCCATGCCGGTCTGTACTTCGTCGATGACAAGAAGGACATTTCGGCGATCGCATAAGGCCCGCACTTCTTGCACATAGTCTGTGGGTACGGGCATCACCCCGCCTTCTCCTTGCACCATTTCCATCATAACCGCACAGACCGTGCCATCTAAGGCTTCTTCCAAAGCTTTTACATCTCCCACGGGGACGTGGCGCACGCCGCCGAGCAGCGGGCCAAACCCTTCCTGGTATTTCGGCTGGGCGGTGGCTGTAAGAGCTCCCAGAGTCCTCCCGTGGAAGGAGTGCTCCAACGTGATCACCGTCGACCGTTCGGGCACGCCGTTGTGGTACGCCCAACGCCGGGCCAATTTGATCGCCGCTTCGCTGGCCTCGGTCCCGCTGTTGCAGAAAAAGACCTGATCCAAGGCCGAGTGATTCACCAGCCAGTTGGCCAATTCCACCTGCTGGGGGATGTAAAACAGATTCGAGCAGTGGAGCAAGGTCCGGGCCTGGTCGGCGATCGCCTCCGCCACCGCCGGATGGCTGTGTCCGAGAATCGTCACCGCAATCCCGGCGGCAAAATCGAGGTATTGGTTTCCATCGGCATCCCAAAGCCAAACCCCTTCCCCCCGCACCATGGCCACAGGCCACCGGCCGTACGTATGCATGAGCGCGCCGGAATGCGCCACGACCTCTTCGTTGCTCAATATCACCAGTGCCACTCCCTTTTCACTTTTCTCTCACGCCGACGCCGCGGCGCTGGACCCCTTATCCTCCTTGAGTTTTCGCGAATACCAGAGAAAGACGGGCAGCGGAATCACGATCCACCCCAGACTTTTTATCAGTCCGTTCAGCCCTCTTCGCCGAGCCTCTTGCATCTGATCTGCAACCAAACGTTCATAATCGGCCCGGATCGTCGCTTCATCCGGGACCGGCTGGGCAGGTTCCCCAGGGGCCACTTTCGTCGCCTGGGCAATCCGCGTCTCTCGATACGAGGCATAATCCTGATAAAATCCCCGGGGCACGATAATATCACTGAGGGACATAAAGATCCCCACACAACCGCCGATGGACATCATTAGAGTGGTAAAGAGAACCAAATACAAATAGATCCTTCGAATCACTCAGATCCCTCCTCAGCGGGAAGGACCATCGTGCCGATTCCCCGGTCGGTGAACACCTCCAACAGCAAGGCGTGCGGATCCTCCCCGTTGATGATGTGAACGTGTTTGGCTCCCGCCTCCAGGGCGGTCAGGCAGGCCTTCACCTTTGGGATCATGCCGCCGTAGATCTCGCCGCCTTCCACCAATTGACGAATCTCCTCCGCGGTGATCTTCGACACCACTTCCGACCCTTTCGGTCCTCGGCGCAGAATTCCTGGTACATCCGTGATGAGGAACAATTTTTCCGCCCCGAGCGCCCCGGCCACAGCCCCGGCGGCCTCGTCGGCGTTCACATTGTACCGACGTCCTTCCCGATCGACGCCCACCGGCGCAATGACAGGGATCAGGTGGCGATCGAGCAATCCCTCGATCAGGGCGGTGTTCACGTGCACCACTTCACCCACATAGCCGATATCGCCGGCGGGGTGGTGTTTTTTGGCCACCTCCAAGAGCATTCCATCGGCGCCCGAC is from Kyrpidia tusciae DSM 2912 and encodes:
- a CDS encoding acetylornithine transaminase is translated as MILSNEEVVAHSGALMHTYGRWPVAMVRGEGVWLWDADGNQYLDFAAGIAVTILGHSHPAVAEAIADQARTLLHCSNLFYIPQQVELANWLVNHSALDQVFFCNSGTEASEAAIKLARRWAYHNGVPERSTVITLEHSFHGRTLGALTATAQPKYQEGFGPLLGGVRHVPVGDVKALEEALDGTVCAVMMEMVQGEGGVMPVPTDYVQEVRALCDRRNVLLVIDEVQTGMGRTGTFFAYEQFGVEPDICTLAKGLANGVPVGAVLAKRPVAEAFVPGSHGSTFGGNPLAMRAALATVEVVEKERLWEKAARRGAYLRGRLANALGNHPHFREIRGMGLMIGVVLDEGASQVAEACLKRGLLVTVAGGNTVRLLPPLIVEEPEIDMAVERLSAAMHDVFGRE
- the argB gene encoding acetylglutamate kinase — encoded protein: MSEEEKAAVLIEALPYIQRFAGKIFVIKYGGSAMGERFTDVILDIIWLKQVGIRPVVVHGGGKEITAMLERLGHRAQFVEGLRVTDEAVMEVVEMVLSGAVNPRLVAAFNQHDGGAVGLSGADGMLLEVAKKHHPAGDIGYVGEVVHVNTALIEGLLDRHLIPVIAPVGVDREGRRYNVNADEAAGAVAGALGAEKLFLITDVPGILRRGPKGSEVVSKITAEEIRQLVEGGEIYGGMIPKVKACLTALEAGAKHVHIINGEDPHALLLEVFTDRGIGTMVLPAEEGSE